One window from the genome of Ancylothrix sp. D3o encodes:
- a CDS encoding mechanosensitive ion channel family protein yields the protein MTFQTSVATAWQKVQNMGNSLIVLLPNLILATIVFFIFFFIARVLKYSVKRLTRRHRQARNLGLVLGRLSQGITILIGLFVALSIVIPSFKAGDLIQLLGISGVAIGFAFRDILQNFLAGILILLTEPFQIDDQIVYKGFEGTVENIQTRATTIKTYDGRRIVIPNSELFTNAVMVNTAFEHRRVEYDIGIGYGDDIHKAKQLILEAIASVDEVLKNPAPDALVMELAGSTVDIRARWWVNPPNRASTLDSRDKVLTAIKNKLMKNGIDLPFPTQQILFHDQTEETDGDRSRQREGWPAGQGNVPKPRSIGGSLRKLAEMRSQTNGNSSIENQNHE from the coding sequence ATGACTTTCCAAACATCCGTTGCAACAGCGTGGCAAAAAGTGCAAAACATGGGCAATAGCTTAATTGTGTTGTTGCCAAATTTGATTTTAGCCACCATCGTTTTCTTCATCTTTTTTTTCATAGCAAGGGTGTTGAAATACAGCGTTAAACGCCTGACACGCCGGCACCGGCAAGCCAGAAATTTAGGATTAGTTCTCGGTCGTTTGTCGCAAGGCATCACGATTTTAATAGGTCTATTTGTTGCCCTTTCCATCGTCATACCTTCCTTCAAAGCCGGAGATTTAATTCAACTGCTGGGAATCAGTGGAGTTGCTATTGGTTTTGCCTTCCGCGACATTTTGCAAAACTTCCTCGCCGGCATTTTAATTTTATTAACCGAACCGTTTCAAATTGACGACCAAATTGTCTATAAAGGTTTTGAGGGAACCGTCGAGAATATTCAAACTCGCGCCACCACCATTAAAACCTATGACGGACGCCGAATTGTCATTCCCAACTCAGAACTTTTTACCAATGCCGTGATGGTTAATACCGCCTTTGAACACCGCAGAGTCGAGTATGATATTGGCATTGGTTACGGTGATGATATTCACAAAGCCAAGCAATTAATTTTAGAAGCAATTGCCAGCGTAGACGAAGTATTAAAAAATCCCGCTCCCGATGCTTTGGTGATGGAACTTGCAGGTAGTACGGTCGATATTCGTGCTCGTTGGTGGGTGAATCCACCCAACCGCGCCAGCACCTTAGATTCCCGCGACAAAGTATTAACAGCCATTAAAAACAAACTGATGAAAAATGGAATTGATTTGCCATTTCCAACCCAACAAATATTATTTCATGATCAAACCGAAGAAACCGATGGAGATCGCAGCCGGCAACGCGAAGGATGGCCCGCCGGCCAGGGAAATGTGCCAAAACCACGCAGCATTGGCGGTTCTCTGAGAAAACTAGCGGAAATGCGATCCCAAACAAACGGTAACAGTAGCATTGAAAACCAAAATCACGAATGA
- a CDS encoding DUF2254 domain-containing protein, with translation MGFLLAVKQFPSAYRYDKNNFVRVIVEPVTFSGVIDAAFNQIRQYGSTSVAVMIHFLEAIATIAERTSNQKKQHLFIALCHCN, from the coding sequence TTGGGATTTCTTCTCGCTGTCAAACAATTTCCCTCGGCTTATCGCTATGACAAAAATAACTTTGTGCGGGTGATTGTTGAGCCGGTAACATTTAGTGGGGTTATTGATGCTGCTTTTAATCAAATTCGCCAATATGGAAGCACAAGTGTAGCGGTAATGATTCATTTTTTAGAGGCAATTGCCACCATTGCAGAACGCACAAGCAACCAAAAAAAACAGCATTTGTTTATTGCACTATGCCACTGCAATTGA
- a CDS encoding DUF3611 family protein: protein MQTQQETYSISPTKQRIISAFRALGWLAFWVELAFTLGSGLVLIFASSGRNFSTELNPGISIGIFWACCAVFALFANIFFAYRYTRIAKGLAKPNIEDHPSKSDTLKMLRLAVIVSLVGILLGILGAGSTVGVLVAKSVSQPPGVAITDANRIIRALDVFVVVANLNGIAAHFVGVVTSLGLLSWLQHD from the coding sequence ATGCAAACTCAACAAGAAACCTACTCCATCAGTCCAACTAAACAAAGAATTATCAGCGCATTTCGTGCCCTTGGTTGGCTTGCTTTTTGGGTGGAGTTAGCTTTTACTCTTGGGTCAGGATTAGTGTTAATTTTTGCGAGTTCTGGGCGAAATTTTAGCACGGAATTAAACCCCGGAATTAGTATCGGTATTTTTTGGGCTTGTTGTGCTGTTTTTGCGCTTTTTGCGAATATCTTTTTTGCCTATCGCTACACTCGAATCGCCAAAGGTTTAGCAAAACCTAATATTGAAGATCATCCCAGTAAAAGCGATACCCTTAAAATGCTACGTTTGGCAGTAATTGTGAGTTTAGTGGGAATTTTATTAGGTATTTTAGGTGCCGGTTCAACGGTGGGGGTTTTGGTGGCAAAATCTGTGTCCCAACCCCCCGGAGTTGCTATCACCGATGCTAACCGAATTATTCGGGCTTTAGATGTTTTTGTAGTTGTGGCAAATCTTAATGGAATTGCGGCTCATTTTGTGGGTGTAGTTACTTCTTTGGGGCTGTTAAGTTGGCTTCAGCATGATTAA
- a CDS encoding DUF2382 domain-containing protein: MLLYKIDDFHPQYRQDVFEGEDIKGLDVYAGTGDDKIGTIDTILVDETGSFRYFVVDTGFWIFGKKILIPIDFCRVDWNERRVQATGLRSKDQAEQLPRYEDGIAVDDDYQEQVQGIYRTATVEGSVPVEASLPLETTPIVDRHRPLSIPLEVAPTVEKKEPVVPPSAVSPSQPNNSYEPEPALDKTKNYDQQIKLFEERLIANKKREKAGEVEVNKRVETETGRVSVPVEKERVVIESVPITPSPEPVLADNAFKEKEIVRMEVYEETANIQKQAVVREEVKIRKEVDRDTVEKSATLRREELEVKTEGNPELNQLNSQTKDR, translated from the coding sequence ATGTTACTTTACAAAATAGATGATTTTCATCCCCAATATCGTCAAGATGTGTTTGAGGGGGAAGATATTAAAGGGTTAGATGTCTATGCCGGCACCGGCGATGATAAAATTGGCACAATCGATACAATTTTAGTGGATGAAACGGGGAGTTTTCGCTATTTTGTTGTTGACACCGGCTTCTGGATTTTTGGCAAAAAAATATTAATTCCTATTGATTTTTGTCGCGTAGACTGGAATGAGCGACGTGTTCAAGCCACCGGCTTGAGAAGTAAAGATCAAGCAGAACAACTGCCCCGATATGAAGATGGCATCGCCGTTGATGATGATTATCAAGAGCAAGTGCAAGGAATTTATCGCACCGCAACGGTGGAAGGCTCGGTGCCGGTGGAAGCTTCTTTGCCATTAGAAACTACGCCCATTGTAGATCGTCATAGGCCGCTTAGTATTCCTTTAGAAGTAGCACCAACGGTAGAGAAAAAAGAGCCGGTTGTGCCACCATCGGCAGTCTCGCCAAGTCAACCGAATAACAGTTATGAACCAGAGCCGGCATTGGATAAAACGAAAAACTACGATCAACAAATTAAATTATTTGAAGAGCGATTAATTGCCAACAAAAAGCGAGAGAAAGCCGGTGAAGTTGAAGTTAATAAGCGTGTCGAAACTGAAACAGGACGAGTATCTGTTCCTGTCGAAAAAGAGCGGGTAGTAATTGAGTCTGTGCCAATAACTCCTAGCCCTGAGCCGGTGTTGGCAGATAACGCTTTTAAAGAAAAAGAAATCGTGCGGATGGAAGTTTACGAAGAAACAGCGAATATTCAAAAGCAGGCTGTTGTGCGTGAGGAAGTTAAGATCCGCAAAGAAGTTGATCGCGATACTGTGGAAAAATCAGCCACCCTGCGCCGCGAAGAATTAGAGGTAAAAACCGAAGGAAATCCTGAGTTAAATCAGTTGAATTCCCAAACCAAAGACCGTTAA
- a CDS encoding DUF4336 domain-containing protein: MGNCAPGGKVAQTAQKNDFSWSFWPVLPIYPYRERRTICQEVVKDAIWTFDQIQGIFYVVVPIRMTVVKLEEGGLLVYAPVAPTGECLRLMRELEAKHGEVKYIILPTISGLEHKVFVGPFARFFKKAQVYVAPSQWSFPLNLPLTWLGFPRQRTHILPEDCSETPFANQFNYAILGPVYLGPGRFAEVAFFDKRTSTLLVADSIVSIPENPPPIVQINPYALLYHAKENAADIIEDTQESRRKGWQRICLFAMYFNPSVLDVPTWKEAWQDAGKAKDRSRQGYFGLFPFKWQPDWKRAFDALRGDGRLFVAPILQTLILNRAPKETIDWANLVAGWNFERIIPCHFDAPINATPQQFRQAFSFLEKHPAISAGLFATDTYPLPEIEFKLLRAIDQGLSKSGIVPASKEKI, encoded by the coding sequence ATGGGGAATTGCGCCCCTGGTGGCAAAGTGGCTCAAACTGCACAAAAAAACGATTTTTCATGGTCTTTTTGGCCGGTACTTCCAATTTATCCCTACCGTGAGCGGCGCACAATTTGTCAAGAAGTCGTCAAAGATGCGATTTGGACATTTGACCAGATACAAGGTATATTCTACGTTGTAGTCCCCATTCGCATGACGGTGGTAAAGCTGGAAGAAGGCGGTTTGCTAGTGTATGCTCCAGTAGCACCCACCGGCGAATGTCTGCGACTGATGCGAGAGTTAGAAGCGAAACATGGTGAAGTTAAGTATATTATTTTGCCCACAATTTCTGGTTTAGAACATAAAGTTTTTGTGGGCCCCTTTGCGCGATTTTTTAAAAAAGCACAAGTTTATGTTGCACCTTCTCAGTGGAGTTTTCCATTAAATTTACCTTTAACTTGGCTTGGTTTTCCCCGCCAACGCACGCATATTTTGCCAGAAGATTGCAGCGAAACTCCGTTTGCTAATCAATTTAATTATGCAATATTAGGGCCCGTTTATTTAGGCCCAGGCCGGTTTGCAGAAGTAGCTTTTTTTGATAAGCGAACCAGCACATTATTAGTCGCAGATTCGATAGTTTCGATTCCCGAAAATCCGCCTCCTATTGTGCAAATTAACCCCTATGCTTTGCTTTATCATGCAAAGGAAAATGCAGCAGATATTATCGAAGACACACAAGAAAGCCGGCGTAAAGGATGGCAGAGAATTTGTTTATTTGCTATGTATTTTAACCCCAGCGTTTTAGACGTTCCCACCTGGAAAGAAGCATGGCAAGATGCTGGCAAAGCAAAGGATCGTTCCAGACAAGGTTATTTTGGTTTATTTCCCTTTAAATGGCAGCCAGACTGGAAACGCGCCTTTGATGCGTTGAGAGGCGATGGCCGGTTATTTGTTGCACCGATTCTGCAAACGCTGATATTAAATCGTGCACCCAAAGAAACAATAGACTGGGCAAATTTAGTGGCCGGTTGGAATTTTGAGAGAATTATTCCCTGTCATTTTGATGCCCCCATTAACGCAACACCACAACAGTTTAGACAAGCCTTTTCTTTCCTAGAAAAACACCCTGCCATTAGTGCCGGCTTGTTTGCAACTGATACTTATCCTTTGCCAGAAATTGAGTTTAAATTGTTGAGAGCAATTGATCAAGGCTTGAGTAAATCAGGAATCGTGCCCGCATCCAAAGAAAAAATATAA
- a CDS encoding ion transporter, whose amino-acid sequence MSHQTTSEKSTLKQERWEVLEQLEDWLETPMFLLGFAWLALLGIDLIFGLNPFLETISNLIWILFIVDFIVKFTLAPNKLSYLRANWLTAFSLLLPALRLFRAVRVFQILRAARGLRLVRVISSLNRGMRTLRASMSRRGFGYVIALTLVVTLIGSAGMYAFEKDTTEGFKDYGTALWWTAMVMTTMGSESWPKTAEGRVLCLVLSLYGFAVFGYVTAALATFFVGRDAEDEQAEVAGAKALAALHQEITAMRAEIQVLLQQKSDA is encoded by the coding sequence ATGAGCCATCAAACTACCTCAGAAAAAAGTACATTAAAACAAGAACGCTGGGAAGTTCTCGAACAACTTGAGGACTGGCTAGAAACGCCCATGTTTTTGTTGGGTTTTGCCTGGCTGGCGCTTTTGGGAATTGATTTAATTTTTGGGTTAAATCCTTTTTTGGAAACAATTAGTAATTTGATATGGATTTTGTTTATTGTAGATTTTATTGTCAAATTCACTTTAGCTCCAAATAAATTAAGTTATTTGAGAGCCAATTGGCTAACAGCATTTTCCTTATTATTACCGGCATTGCGTTTATTTAGAGCCGTGCGAGTTTTTCAAATTTTAAGAGCAGCGCGAGGACTGCGTTTAGTGCGCGTGATTAGTTCTCTTAACCGGGGAATGCGAACGCTGAGAGCAAGTATGAGCCGCCGAGGTTTCGGTTATGTAATCGCGCTAACATTGGTAGTGACACTAATCGGATCGGCGGGAATGTATGCCTTTGAAAAAGACACGACAGAGGGTTTTAAAGATTACGGAACGGCGCTTTGGTGGACGGCGATGGTGATGACAACAATGGGGTCAGAATCTTGGCCAAAAACAGCAGAAGGACGGGTACTTTGCCTGGTTTTATCGCTTTATGGATTCGCTGTTTTTGGGTATGTAACGGCGGCGTTGGCGACGTTTTTTGTGGGGCGAGATGCAGAAGATGAGCAAGCAGAAGTGGCCGGTGCAAAGGCTCTTGCAGCATTACATCAAGAAATTACAGCCATGAGAGCAGAAATTCAAGTGCTTTTGCAGCAAAAATCGGATGCTTAA
- a CDS encoding S-layer homology domain-containing protein has translation MMFKHCNVNWLNLGICSLFLGVGAAYVVLETEPVVAQKNQQMFPDVKQNYWARPFIENLAEKRVIKGYRDGTFRPNQIVDRDEFAAMIRQAFEERKITEIPSGSYFKDVPKGYWAAPPIEEAYETGFMKEYQGNLFKPEQGITRTQAIIDLTKGLNLDYKGKTNQAAVVPQKATPPKQSKIAKNRLLFPLASTALMQPLMPVIASLPQQQKPVNAAPQQAATTATSSSDNAALDLLKSYYQDADKIPKSAVNNVAAATQADIVVNYPDRRFFKPNEMLTRGSAAALIHQALVYRGELQPLPKNSEAAKYIPTAAAKRDSTAQAK, from the coding sequence ATGATGTTTAAACACTGTAATGTAAATTGGCTCAACCTGGGCATTTGCTCATTATTCCTGGGGGTAGGTGCGGCTTATGTTGTCTTAGAAACGGAGCCGGTGGTGGCTCAAAAAAATCAACAGATGTTTCCCGATGTCAAGCAGAATTATTGGGCAAGACCTTTTATTGAAAACTTAGCAGAAAAAAGAGTCATCAAAGGTTATCGAGACGGAACATTTAGACCCAATCAAATTGTAGATCGTGACGAATTTGCGGCGATGATTCGGCAAGCCTTTGAGGAGAGAAAAATTACGGAAATTCCCAGCGGAAGTTACTTTAAAGATGTGCCAAAAGGCTATTGGGCTGCTCCACCAATCGAAGAAGCCTACGAAACAGGATTTATGAAAGAATACCAGGGAAATTTGTTTAAACCAGAGCAAGGAATTACCCGCACGCAGGCGATAATTGATTTAACAAAAGGCTTGAATTTAGATTATAAGGGGAAAACCAATCAAGCCGCTGTTGTTCCTCAAAAAGCAACGCCGCCAAAACAGTCTAAAATTGCTAAAAATCGGTTATTATTTCCCCTTGCTTCAACGGCTTTGATGCAGCCGTTAATGCCGGTGATTGCCTCGCTACCACAGCAACAGAAACCGGTAAATGCTGCTCCGCAACAAGCTGCAACAACCGCAACGTCATCGAGTGATAATGCGGCTTTAGATTTGCTTAAATCTTATTACCAAGATGCTGATAAAATCCCCAAAAGTGCGGTTAATAATGTAGCGGCTGCAACGCAGGCAGATATTGTGGTGAATTATCCAGATCGGAGATTTTTCAAGCCTAATGAGATGCTTACAAGGGGCTCAGCGGCGGCGTTAATTCATCAAGCATTAGTTTATCGTGGCGAGTTACAACCTCTTCCCAAAAATTCCGAGGCTGCGAAATATATTCCTACTGCTGCGGCAAAAAGAGACAGCACGGCTCAAGCTAAATAA